Proteins co-encoded in one Pocillopora verrucosa isolate sample1 chromosome 1, ASM3666991v2, whole genome shotgun sequence genomic window:
- the LOC131772584 gene encoding histamine H2 receptor-like isoform X1, which produces MKSSPPISSFSERDTMNNSTDVGFVFNTSEGNIVAAFFVALLMLLTLVGNTMVCACFYYYRDLRTICNYFIISLSAADILVALLAMPFWLVLQLTDMDEKSRSVFSGELYSFWASIDILVGSASIMNLVAVSFDRHLAITAPFSYSESLTSLRAIIMIVALWVFSILLCGLHVPSVKMAKMRSAYQIGLVVVSFIVPLFLMFVMYMKIYFVARNQALRIGRNYARDIKATKTIAIVIGAFVVCWMPFFAIITLYALKPDYKVNIEAYKAIKWLEYLNSFLNPIIYTCLNRTYRRAFRKLLLRPSCCTGRGSSERLNCVQSTHTSFHMTKAESLSHSSSSVSENGNVCIQRSTKMEGTRV; this is translated from the coding sequence cttcTCAGAGCGTGACACAATGAACAACTCAACCGACGTAGGATTCGTGTTTAACACAAGCGAGGGAAATATCGTTGCAGCATTCTTCGTCGCCCTTCTGATGCTGTTGACATTAGTGGGAAATACCATGGTGTGCGCCTGCTTTTACTATTATCGTGATCTCAGAACAATTTGCAATTACTTTATCATCAGTTTAAGTGCAGCAGATATCCTAGTGGCGCTATTGGCGATGCCTTTCTGGCTTGTGTTGCAATTAACTGATATGGATGAAAAATCCAGAAGCGTTTTCTCAGGAGAGTTGTATAGTTTCTGGGCAAGTATTGACATCCTTGTTGGGTCAGCGTCCATTATGAATCTTGTGGCTGTAAGCTTTGATCGTCACCTAGCTATAACTGCGCCATTTTCGTATAGCGAATCGCTGACTTCGCTAAGAGCTATTATCATGATAGTTGCGTTGTGGGTATTCTCTATCTTGCTCTGCGGTCTGCATGTCCCTTCGGTCAAAATGGCGAAAATGCGTTCTGCATATCAAATTGGTCTCGTGGTGGTGAGTTTCATTGTCCCTCTGTTTCTTATGTTCGTCATGTACATGAAAATATACTTTGTGGCAAGAAATCAAGCGCTCCGCATTGGTCGAAACTACGCCAGGGATATCAAAGCAACCAAGACGATAGCGATTGTCATTGGAGCGTTTGTTGTGTGCTGGATGCCCTTCTTCGCAATAATTACTTTGTATGCTCTAAAGCCTGATTATAAAGTTAACATCGAAGCTTACAAGGCAATCAAATGGTTGGAATACCTTAACTCGTTCTTGAACCCAATCATTTACACCTGTTTGAACCGCACCTATCGCCGCGCCTTCAGGAAACTATTGCTTCGTCCGTCTTGTTGTACAGGCCGTGGATCATCCGAGCGTCTCAACTGTGTTCAGTCAACCCATACTTCGTTCCACATGACGAAAGCGGAGTCTCTTTCTCACAGTTCGTCTTCAGTCTCTGAGAATGGGAATGTTTGTATTCAAAGAAGCACCAAAATGGAGGGCACGAGAGTCTAA
- the LOC131772584 gene encoding histamine H2 receptor-like isoform X2, with translation MNNSTDVGFVFNTSEGNIVAAFFVALLMLLTLVGNTMVCACFYYYRDLRTICNYFIISLSAADILVALLAMPFWLVLQLTDMDEKSRSVFSGELYSFWASIDILVGSASIMNLVAVSFDRHLAITAPFSYSESLTSLRAIIMIVALWVFSILLCGLHVPSVKMAKMRSAYQIGLVVVSFIVPLFLMFVMYMKIYFVARNQALRIGRNYARDIKATKTIAIVIGAFVVCWMPFFAIITLYALKPDYKVNIEAYKAIKWLEYLNSFLNPIIYTCLNRTYRRAFRKLLLRPSCCTGRGSSERLNCVQSTHTSFHMTKAESLSHSSSSVSENGNVCIQRSTKMEGTRV, from the coding sequence ATGAACAACTCAACCGACGTAGGATTCGTGTTTAACACAAGCGAGGGAAATATCGTTGCAGCATTCTTCGTCGCCCTTCTGATGCTGTTGACATTAGTGGGAAATACCATGGTGTGCGCCTGCTTTTACTATTATCGTGATCTCAGAACAATTTGCAATTACTTTATCATCAGTTTAAGTGCAGCAGATATCCTAGTGGCGCTATTGGCGATGCCTTTCTGGCTTGTGTTGCAATTAACTGATATGGATGAAAAATCCAGAAGCGTTTTCTCAGGAGAGTTGTATAGTTTCTGGGCAAGTATTGACATCCTTGTTGGGTCAGCGTCCATTATGAATCTTGTGGCTGTAAGCTTTGATCGTCACCTAGCTATAACTGCGCCATTTTCGTATAGCGAATCGCTGACTTCGCTAAGAGCTATTATCATGATAGTTGCGTTGTGGGTATTCTCTATCTTGCTCTGCGGTCTGCATGTCCCTTCGGTCAAAATGGCGAAAATGCGTTCTGCATATCAAATTGGTCTCGTGGTGGTGAGTTTCATTGTCCCTCTGTTTCTTATGTTCGTCATGTACATGAAAATATACTTTGTGGCAAGAAATCAAGCGCTCCGCATTGGTCGAAACTACGCCAGGGATATCAAAGCAACCAAGACGATAGCGATTGTCATTGGAGCGTTTGTTGTGTGCTGGATGCCCTTCTTCGCAATAATTACTTTGTATGCTCTAAAGCCTGATTATAAAGTTAACATCGAAGCTTACAAGGCAATCAAATGGTTGGAATACCTTAACTCGTTCTTGAACCCAATCATTTACACCTGTTTGAACCGCACCTATCGCCGCGCCTTCAGGAAACTATTGCTTCGTCCGTCTTGTTGTACAGGCCGTGGATCATCCGAGCGTCTCAACTGTGTTCAGTCAACCCATACTTCGTTCCACATGACGAAAGCGGAGTCTCTTTCTCACAGTTCGTCTTCAGTCTCTGAGAATGGGAATGTTTGTATTCAAAGAAGCACCAAAATGGAGGGCACGAGAGTCTAA